One genomic segment of Drosophila willistoni isolate 14030-0811.24 chromosome 2R unlocalized genomic scaffold, UCI_dwil_1.1 Seg200, whole genome shotgun sequence includes these proteins:
- the LOC6641542 gene encoding RNA-binding protein cabeza, translated as MEYFNAFFMFVFCGFLLTHHCAQGQANKVSSKLDFDENENNNQTGILGQGQGQGQGQQGGNGSYDQGTGRSLSGGGTTNGGGGGGSGNSGNRPKIHGVRVTVDTGNGQQQTKESKESVEITDLGKHKKRVGIHTDITFEITAEGEANETSSAQQQGEKEDASVPIYKGRGGSDSKHRTRKPYDPKSQWNPNFSSEHRGYDTGGSRSGSSGGRVGGGGYYTPQYYPQEVYANGGSGNSETWTHYVPVWTTERSPHEQSQIQRRPSWKPCYCMSSYGYGSDFRRRRDSKASRDQASHGVINSGVIQVDGKLERPFS; from the exons ATGGAATATTTCAACGCCTTTTTCATGTTCGTCTTCTGTGGATTTCTGTTAACTCATCATTGTGCCCAAG GTCAAGCGAATAAAGTGTCCTCCAAGCTGGATTTCGATGAAAACGAGAATAACAACCAGACAGGCATTCTCGGACAGGGGCAGGGACAGGGACAGGGCCAACAGGGTGGAAATGGCAGCTATGATCAGGGTACAGGACGTAGTCTAAGCGGAGGCGGTACTACTAACGGAGGGGGAGGTGGTGGCAGTGGAAACAGTGGCAATCGTCCAAAGATACATGGGGTACGCGTAACCGTCGATACGGGGAATGGACAGCAGCAAACGAAAG AGTCCAAGGAGAGCGTTGAAATTACGGACTTGGGTAAACACAAGAAGCGTGTGGGCATCCACACGGACATCACGTTTGAGATTACCGCCGAGGGGGAGGCAAATGAGACAAGCTCGGCCCAGCAGCAGGGTGAAAAGG AGGATGCCAGTGTACCCATTTACAAGGGACGTGGAGGCAGCGATTCGAAACATAGAACCAGAAAACCCTATGATCCCAAATCACAATGGAATCCCAATTTCTCTAGTGAACATAGGGGATATGATACGGGCGGAAGTCGCTCGGGCAGCAGCGGCGGTCGAGTAGGAGGCGGTGGCTATTACACACCTCAATATTATCCCCAGGAAGTCTATGCAAATGGAGGTTCGGGCAATAGCGAGACTTGGACTCATTATGTACCCGTTTGGACTACCGAACGTTCACCCCATGAGCAAAGTCAGATTCAGAGGAGACCCAGTTGGAAACCCTGCTATTGTATGTCTTCATATGGCTATGGATCGGACTTCAGACGTCGTCGGGATAGTAAAGCTTCCAGAGATCAAGCTTCCCACGGTGTGATCAATAGTGGAGTTATTCAAGTTGATGGTAAATTAGAGCGTCCATTCTCATGA
- the LOC6641541 gene encoding uncharacterized transmembrane protein DDB_G0289901 yields MNKLFVLALCLGVVCGDFENRYKRGDDFHARHYNTHQQALEAARRSSYGSSGFGSSGSSSYGTVGGGANAELGLGGGSSYGGSSLGNLESSYDSVGATETQDSLSGGAASSFDANNAAAFGSNNAASFGANNAASFGAQNAASFGSQSAFSTNSAFQSSLSSNFGASSAHNAGSNVEFADNSNAGTEVNFGGSNAVNSEALLSGNVQAPLALTSPASQSGNVEYYRHEKVVSAPQQQVVYSVPGGSQKYVQHVERVVEQQPTVQYVQVPAPTTSEHYYQRKVTTTASAPQIQIQQPSSRYAYGGQSASNFGTNSAFKVNQQFGSQFGSQFGSQFGSQLGQSSGLNLQTNSQLNHLINQAHQTAKQQAAGSSANQVQFGGASGFNSGLGQQQQQQVQFGGASGFNSGFGFNSASSLNSASSLNSASSLNSASSLNAGQSGSLLSGSLLGGGSQGSLLSGSLLSNSGLGLNAGLTSGQQVAGSGNFGAAGGAGSNYQTKQWEKQSKWSSQSEFDSNGQQKYYKDLATGESENYNVNGKEYGYKVATASVDDNGRASTHSVHS; encoded by the exons atgaaTAAACTATTCGTGCTGGCCCTATGTCTGGGTGTGGTCTGTggag ATTTTGAAAACAG ATATAAACGTGGTGATGATTTCCATGCTCG CCACTATAATACCCATCAACAGGCTCTTGAGGCGGCACGTCGCAGTTCCTATGGATCCAGCGGTTTTGGTTCCAGTGGCTCCAGCAGTTATGGCACAGTCGGTGGCGGCGCCAATGCTGAATTGGGTCTAGGTGGTGGCAGCAGTTATGGTGGCTCATCTTTGGGTAATCTGGAGAGTTCTTACGATTCGGTTGGTGCCACAGAAACTCAAGATTCACTGAGCGGAGGTGCTGCATCTTCATTCGATGCCAATAATGCTGCCGCTTTTGGATCGAACAATGCTGCCTCGTTCGGAGCTAACAATGCTGCCTCGTTCGGAGCCCAAAATGCTGCCTCATTTGGCTCGCAGTCCGCCTTCTCTACCAACTCTGCCTTCCAGAGCAGTCTGTCATCCAATTTCGGTGCTTCTTCCGCCCACAATGCTGGCAGCAATGTGGAGTTTGCTGACAACTCAAATGCTGGCACAGAAGTCAACTTTGGAGGATCGAATGCCGTTAATTCCGAAGCACTGTTGTCGGGCAATGTTCAGGCTCCTTTGGCCTTGACATCCCCCGCATCACAGAGTGGAAATGTCGAGTACTACCGTCACGAGAAGGTTGTCTCTGCTCCTCAGCAGCAGGTGGTTTACAGCGTACCCGGTGGCTCCCAGAAATATGTCCAGCATGTGGAACGTGTGGTTGAACAGCAGCCCACAGTGCAATACGTTCAAGTTCCAGCTCCTACCACTTCAGAGCACTATTATCAGCGTAAAGTGACCACCACTGCATCGGCACCTCAGATCCAGATTCAGCAACCCTCTTCCCGTTATGCCTATGGGGGCCAGTCTGCCTCTAATTTCGGCACCAACTCTGCCTTTAAAGTCAATCAGCAATTCGGCAGTCAATTCGGTAGTCAATTTGGCTCTCAATTCGGCAGCCAGTTGGGTCAGTCCTCGGGCTTGAACTTGCAGACCAATTCTCAGTTGAACCATTTGATCAATCAGGCCCATCAGACAGCTAAGCAACAAGCTGCCGGTAGCAGTGCTAACCAAGTGCAATTCGGAGGTGCTTCTGGATTCAACAGCGGTCTgggacagcagcaacagcaacaggtgCAATTCGGAGGCGCTTCCGGATTCAACAGCGGTTTCGGTTTCAACTCTGCCAGCTCTCTGAACTCTGCCAGCTCTCTAAACTCTGCCAGCTCTCTGAACTCTGCTAGTTCCCTGAATGCTGGCCAAAGTGGTTCTCTATTGAGTGGTTCTTTGTTGGGCGGCGGTAGCCAGGGTTCCCTCTTGAGCGGCTCTCTTCTTAGCAATTCTGGTCTTGGTCTCAACGCAGGTCTGACCAGTGGCCAACAAGTGGCTGGATCTGGTAACTTTGGTGCTGCAGGCGGCGCTGGCAGTAACTACCAGACCAAACAGTGGGAGAAGCAATCCAAATGGTCTTCCCAGTCAGAG TTTGATTCCAATGGTCAACAGAAATACTACAAGGATTTGGCCACTGGTGAGAGCGAGAACTACAATGTGAATGGCAAGGAGTACGGCTACAAGGTGGCCACCGCTTCCGTTGATGACAATGGCAGAGCCAGCACTCACAGTGTCCACTCTTAA
- the LOC6641540 gene encoding keratin, type I cytoskeletal 9 isoform X1, with protein MWKLLVICVVMSALNSEAASGASRQASRRRRAYAGGYAGGYASSGGGAGGYTGSYNSAGGGIGHSSYVGNGGYNDYDDYGDAGIAPNFGIIDPYLFHQQLTNHILAQNYANQQAVTGLATAGNAYASADATIDNDDTRIQQQIAAQQAYHDNLVRQNRYRGGSGNYGGGSSSYNTHRYAPSYASASGSIGPNGYRQTAYINPANPNTPNIVNRFGGSSSGGGGYSSSSSSSSGGGGGGGGYKGVSVSSYSQSNGDGTSRRGAQTTVNDNGKVTSYSVHS; from the exons ATGTGGAAACTCCTGGTAATCTGTGTGGTAATGAGTGCCCTAAATAGTGAAGCAGCCTCAGGGG CATCCCGTCAGGCTTCGCGTCGTCGTCGTGCCTATGCGGGAGGATATGCTGGTGGTTATGCCAGTAGCGGAGGAGGTGCTGGTGGTTATACTGGCTCCTATAACAGTGCAGGCGGTGGCATTGGACACAGCAGCTATGTGGGCAATGGCGGCTACAATGACTATGATGATTATGGTGATGCTGGAATTGCACCCAATTTTGGCATAATTGATCCCTATCTATTCCATCAGCAGTTGACAAATCATATTTTGGCCCAGAATTATGCCAATCAACA AGCTGTAACGGGTCTGGCCACGGCGGGTAATGCTTATGCATCAGCTGATGCAACCATCGACAACGATGACAC TCGCATTCAACAGCAAATAGCTGCCCAGCAGGCTTACCATGACAACTTAGTGCGTCAGAATAGATATCGAGGTGGAAGTGGCAACTACGGAGGAGGCTCTTCCTCCTATAATACACATCGTTATGCCCCAAGCTATGCATCTGCATCTGGATCCATTGGACCGAATGGTTATAGACAGACAGCATACATAAATCCAGCCAATCCG AACACTCCCAATATTGTGAATCGTTTTGGAGGCTCTTCTTCTGGTGGAGGTGGCTACAGTagcagctccagctccagttccggcggtggtggtggtggtggtggttacAAGGGTGTCTCCGTGTCCTCGTACAGTCAAAGCAATGGCGACGGCACCAGTCGCCGTGGTGCCCAGACAACCGTCAATGACAATGGCAAGGTTACCTCATACTCAGTCCACTCCTAA
- the LOC6641540 gene encoding heterogeneous nuclear ribonucleoprotein A3 homolog 1 isoform X2, protein MWKLLVICVVMSALNSEAASGASRQASRRRRAYAGGYAGGYASSGGGAGGYTGSYNSAGGGIGHSSYVGNGGYNDYDDYGDAGIAPNFGIIDPYLFHQQLTNHILAQNYANQHRIQQQIAAQQAYHDNLVRQNRYRGGSGNYGGGSSSYNTHRYAPSYASASGSIGPNGYRQTAYINPANPNTPNIVNRFGGSSSGGGGYSSSSSSSSGGGGGGGGYKGVSVSSYSQSNGDGTSRRGAQTTVNDNGKVTSYSVHS, encoded by the exons ATGTGGAAACTCCTGGTAATCTGTGTGGTAATGAGTGCCCTAAATAGTGAAGCAGCCTCAGGGG CATCCCGTCAGGCTTCGCGTCGTCGTCGTGCCTATGCGGGAGGATATGCTGGTGGTTATGCCAGTAGCGGAGGAGGTGCTGGTGGTTATACTGGCTCCTATAACAGTGCAGGCGGTGGCATTGGACACAGCAGCTATGTGGGCAATGGCGGCTACAATGACTATGATGATTATGGTGATGCTGGAATTGCACCCAATTTTGGCATAATTGATCCCTATCTATTCCATCAGCAGTTGACAAATCATATTTTGGCCCAGAATTATGCCAATCAACA TCGCATTCAACAGCAAATAGCTGCCCAGCAGGCTTACCATGACAACTTAGTGCGTCAGAATAGATATCGAGGTGGAAGTGGCAACTACGGAGGAGGCTCTTCCTCCTATAATACACATCGTTATGCCCCAAGCTATGCATCTGCATCTGGATCCATTGGACCGAATGGTTATAGACAGACAGCATACATAAATCCAGCCAATCCG AACACTCCCAATATTGTGAATCGTTTTGGAGGCTCTTCTTCTGGTGGAGGTGGCTACAGTagcagctccagctccagttccggcggtggtggtggtggtggtggttacAAGGGTGTCTCCGTGTCCTCGTACAGTCAAAGCAATGGCGACGGCACCAGTCGCCGTGGTGCCCAGACAACCGTCAATGACAATGGCAAGGTTACCTCATACTCAGTCCACTCCTAA